Proteins from a single region of Nakamurella deserti:
- a CDS encoding AAA family ATPase, with translation MKLHQLALSAFGPYPGQLEIDFDRLGADGLFLLHGDTGAGKTSLLDAVAFALFGTVPGARQEAGRLRCDQAAPKAETRVTLELTVAGQRFRVSRTPKYERPKSRGTGTTVSQATASLAWIGAPPAGRTAGGVDRIPEVAMIVTELLGMTADQFFQVVLLPQGDFARFLRADTDQRERLLEQLFDTGRFGTIEQWFAERRRVSGAAVRERSDALGRIVARTVQAAGWRGDVPAQPDADWLDGVRDLVDARRALTAEVAVTAAAERRAAQEALGRQAAHHEQARRLTRLREQQRLVTSTAPARLRWSTEIEQARRAAPVLAAVSASERAERVHRAARVDRDRSVDAVLRVLAPAEHDIVPTDADRLTAPDAARAASAAVRDRAGHLGGLVIESERQAADLRDLAALRTAVAAATAQRDALAAEVATLPVRIDVLADRHRSALDAAGRLPDLEHRARTLAEAVSDARRLPAARTAARRAVDAAQAAVDAAQTATAHRLQLTARRIDGMAAELARALTDGAPCAVCGASEHPHPAAGAADAVSTAEVAAAHDREVAAARRRDEAVSARAAAEQSVAVLEATLGGRTLDELRAASAVATGAAADAAALVAALPALERELRDLESRAAESAQRIAELTATVTERTARLEPLRREVERRAATLTAAAAGHSDVPGRRAALLALADALDALDTAGHVVRAARDGVTSAWALVTAALDDSGFDDVDTARAAGAADLRGTEERLRDADRTAAAVEAQLEDPEFAGLDDAGIDLEAVEEELTRAAVRVTAAETAATTGYADAQAAASRHREVTLLATELTDAWRELAPLQAADRELSELTEVILGRGANRLGMSLRSYVLAAWLHEVAAAANDRLRVLSGGRYTFIPSTSRESRGRSGGLGLDVLDEYSGKSRPTKTLSGGESFLASLALALGLADVVAGQTGVGLLNTMFIDEGFGTLDADSLDLVMETLDSLRGEGRVIGVVSHVDELRQRIPSRLRVQRSAEGSTVELTAPGAGAELFA, from the coding sequence GTGAAGCTGCACCAGCTCGCGCTGTCGGCGTTCGGTCCCTATCCCGGGCAGCTGGAGATCGACTTCGACCGACTGGGCGCCGACGGCCTGTTCCTGCTGCACGGCGACACCGGGGCCGGGAAGACGTCGCTGCTGGACGCGGTCGCGTTCGCTCTGTTCGGCACCGTCCCGGGCGCCCGGCAGGAGGCCGGACGGCTCCGCTGCGACCAGGCCGCGCCGAAGGCGGAGACCCGGGTCACGCTGGAGCTGACCGTCGCCGGCCAACGCTTCCGGGTCAGCCGGACCCCGAAGTACGAACGCCCCAAGTCGCGCGGCACCGGCACCACGGTGAGCCAGGCGACCGCCAGCCTGGCCTGGATCGGAGCGCCGCCGGCCGGTCGCACGGCCGGTGGTGTCGACCGGATCCCCGAGGTGGCGATGATCGTCACCGAGCTGCTGGGGATGACCGCCGACCAGTTCTTCCAGGTCGTCCTGCTGCCGCAGGGCGATTTCGCCCGGTTCCTGCGCGCGGACACCGACCAGCGTGAGCGACTGCTCGAACAGCTCTTCGACACCGGACGCTTCGGCACCATCGAGCAGTGGTTCGCCGAGCGCCGCCGGGTCAGCGGTGCGGCGGTCCGCGAACGGTCCGACGCCCTGGGCCGCATCGTCGCCCGCACCGTGCAGGCCGCGGGCTGGCGGGGTGACGTGCCCGCCCAGCCGGACGCCGACTGGCTCGACGGGGTACGGGATCTGGTCGACGCCCGCCGCGCCCTGACCGCGGAGGTGGCCGTGACGGCCGCCGCGGAGCGCCGGGCCGCCCAGGAAGCCCTCGGACGCCAGGCGGCGCACCACGAACAGGCCAGGCGGCTGACCCGGTTGCGGGAACAGCAGCGCCTGGTGACCTCGACCGCGCCGGCGCGCCTGCGATGGAGCACCGAGATCGAGCAGGCGCGCCGGGCCGCGCCGGTCCTCGCCGCGGTCTCGGCGTCGGAGCGCGCCGAGCGCGTCCACCGCGCCGCCCGGGTCGACCGCGACCGCAGCGTGGACGCGGTCCTGCGGGTTCTCGCTCCCGCGGAGCACGACATCGTGCCCACCGACGCCGACCGCCTCACCGCACCGGACGCGGCCCGGGCCGCCAGCGCCGCCGTCCGCGATCGTGCCGGCCATCTGGGTGGGTTGGTCATCGAGTCCGAACGGCAGGCCGCCGACCTGCGCGACCTGGCCGCGCTGCGGACCGCGGTGGCCGCCGCGACCGCGCAGCGGGACGCGTTGGCCGCCGAGGTCGCCACCCTGCCGGTCCGCATCGACGTGCTCGCCGACCGGCACCGCTCCGCCCTGGACGCCGCGGGTCGGCTGCCCGACCTCGAGCACCGGGCCCGGACGCTGGCCGAGGCGGTGTCCGACGCCCGCCGGCTGCCGGCGGCCCGGACGGCGGCCCGACGCGCGGTCGACGCCGCCCAGGCAGCGGTCGACGCCGCCCAGACCGCGACCGCACACCGGCTGCAGCTCACCGCACGTCGCATCGACGGGATGGCCGCCGAGCTGGCCCGCGCGTTGACCGACGGCGCGCCGTGCGCGGTGTGCGGTGCGTCCGAGCATCCGCACCCGGCGGCCGGAGCGGCCGACGCGGTCAGCACCGCCGAGGTGGCCGCGGCCCACGACCGGGAGGTCGCCGCCGCCCGCCGTCGTGACGAGGCCGTCTCGGCCCGCGCCGCCGCCGAGCAGTCCGTCGCCGTCCTGGAGGCCACCCTCGGTGGACGCACCCTCGACGAACTCCGGGCGGCGTCGGCCGTCGCCACCGGGGCGGCCGCCGACGCCGCCGCCCTCGTCGCGGCGCTGCCGGCCCTGGAACGCGAGCTCCGCGACCTCGAGTCCCGGGCCGCGGAATCGGCCCAGCGGATCGCGGAGCTGACCGCCACCGTCACCGAACGCACGGCCCGACTGGAACCGCTGCGCCGGGAGGTCGAGCGCCGCGCCGCCACGCTCACGGCCGCCGCCGCGGGCCACTCCGACGTGCCCGGTCGGCGGGCCGCGTTGCTGGCGCTCGCCGACGCGCTGGACGCACTGGACACGGCGGGTCACGTGGTCCGCGCGGCCCGCGACGGCGTGACCAGCGCCTGGGCGCTCGTCACCGCCGCGTTGGACGACTCCGGGTTCGACGACGTCGACACCGCCCGGGCGGCCGGCGCCGCCGACCTCCGGGGGACCGAGGAGCGGCTGCGGGACGCCGACCGCACCGCGGCGGCCGTCGAGGCGCAGTTGGAGGACCCCGAGTTCGCCGGTCTCGACGACGCCGGGATCGACCTCGAGGCGGTCGAGGAGGAGCTGACCCGGGCCGCGGTCCGGGTCACCGCCGCCGAGACCGCGGCCACCACCGGTTACGCCGACGCCCAGGCGGCCGCGTCCCGGCACCGGGAGGTCACGCTGCTGGCCACCGAGCTCACCGACGCGTGGCGCGAACTGGCCCCGCTGCAGGCGGCCGACCGGGAGCTCAGCGAGCTCACCGAGGTCATCCTCGGTCGGGGCGCGAACCGGCTCGGCATGTCGTTGCGCTCCTACGTGCTGGCCGCCTGGCTGCACGAGGTCGCCGCTGCCGCCAACGACCGGTTGCGGGTGCTCTCCGGCGGCCGCTACACCTTCATCCCGTCCACCTCGCGCGAGAGTCGCGGTCGCAGCGGCGGTCTCGGCCTGGACGTGCTGGACGAGTACTCCGGCAAGTCCCGGCCCACCAAGACCCTCTCCGGAGGAGAGTCGTTCCTGGCGTCGCTCGCGCTCGCGCTCGGGCTGGCCGACGTCGTGGCCGGGCAGACCGGGGTGGGGCTGTTGAACACCATGTTCATCGACGAGGGTTTCGGCACCCTGGACGCCGACTCGCTCGATCTGGTCATGGAGACCCTCGACTCGCTGCGCGGGGAGGGCCGTGTGATCGGCGTCGTCTCCCACGTCGACGAGCTCCGGCAGCGCATCCCCAGTCGCCTGCGGGTGCAGCGCTCCGCCGAGGGGTCGACGGTGGAGCTGACCGCACCCGGTGCCGGGGCGGAGCTGTTCGCGTGA
- a CDS encoding antibiotic biosynthesis monooxygenase, with amino-acid sequence MILLVCRFAGAGPDFLDNAREPVALLAAQPTCRNVRLGRSTDDAEVWTLTAEFDSVPAYRRALGPFDVRTVVVPFLSTAEQGTSGVFEVALHSGADPSDPLTEPTLLVRP; translated from the coding sequence GTGATCCTGCTGGTCTGTCGTTTCGCCGGTGCCGGCCCCGACTTCCTGGACAACGCCCGGGAGCCGGTCGCGCTGCTGGCGGCCCAGCCGACCTGCCGGAACGTCCGGCTCGGCCGGTCCACCGACGACGCCGAGGTGTGGACGCTGACCGCGGAGTTCGACAGCGTGCCCGCCTACCGGCGGGCGCTGGGCCCCTTCGACGTCCGCACCGTCGTGGTCCCGTTCCTGTCCACCGCCGAGCAGGGCACCTCGGGCGTGTTCGAGGTCGCGCTGCACTCGGGCGCCGACCCGTCGGACCCGCTGACCGAGCCCACCCTGCTCGTCCGACCCTGA
- a CDS encoding glycine--tRNA ligase, which translates to MPASVLDSVVSLAKRRGFVFPAGEIYGGTRSAWDYGPLGVELKENIKRQWWKTMVQGRDDIVGLDSSVILPRQVWVASGHVGVFTDPLVESLITHKRYRADHLLEAYEAKHGRLPENGWDDIPDPETGVRGNWTEPRDFNMMLKTYLGPVEEESGLHYLRPETAQGIFVNFANVSTTARKKPPFGIGQIGKSFRNEITPGNFIFRTREFEQMEMEFFVKPGEDEQWHQYWIDARTDWYTDLGIDRDNLRHYEHPQEKLSHYSKRTVDIEYRFGFQGSEWGELEGVANRTDFDLSTHSEHSGKDLSYFDQESGQRWTPYVIEPAAGLTRSLMAFLIDAYAEDEAPNTKGGVDKRTVLRLDRRLAPVKAAVLPLSRNADLSPKARDLAAELRKNWNVEFDDAGQIGKRYRRQDEVGTPFCITVDFETLDDQAVTIRERDSMSQQRIALDQVPAYLAGELLGC; encoded by the coding sequence TTGCCTGCGTCCGTACTCGATTCCGTCGTCAGCCTCGCCAAGCGCCGTGGGTTCGTCTTCCCCGCCGGTGAGATCTACGGCGGCACCCGCTCGGCGTGGGACTACGGCCCCCTCGGTGTGGAGCTGAAGGAGAACATCAAGCGGCAGTGGTGGAAGACGATGGTCCAGGGCCGCGACGACATCGTCGGTCTGGACTCCTCGGTCATCCTGCCCCGCCAGGTGTGGGTCGCCTCCGGGCACGTCGGCGTCTTCACCGACCCGCTCGTCGAGAGCCTCATCACCCACAAGCGGTACCGCGCGGACCATCTGTTGGAGGCCTACGAGGCCAAGCACGGACGGTTGCCGGAGAACGGCTGGGACGACATCCCGGACCCGGAGACCGGAGTCCGCGGCAACTGGACCGAGCCGCGCGACTTCAACATGATGCTCAAGACCTACCTCGGCCCCGTCGAGGAGGAGTCCGGCCTGCATTACCTGCGGCCCGAGACCGCCCAGGGCATCTTCGTCAACTTCGCCAACGTCAGCACCACCGCGCGCAAGAAGCCGCCGTTCGGGATCGGCCAGATCGGCAAGTCGTTCCGGAACGAGATCACCCCCGGAAACTTCATCTTCCGCACCCGCGAGTTCGAGCAGATGGAGATGGAGTTCTTCGTCAAGCCCGGCGAGGACGAGCAGTGGCACCAGTACTGGATCGACGCGCGCACCGACTGGTACACCGACCTCGGCATCGACCGCGACAACCTGCGCCACTACGAGCACCCGCAGGAGAAGCTGTCGCACTACTCGAAGCGGACCGTGGACATCGAGTACCGCTTCGGGTTCCAGGGTTCGGAGTGGGGTGAGCTCGAGGGCGTGGCCAACCGCACCGACTTCGACCTGTCGACGCACAGCGAGCACTCCGGCAAGGACCTGTCCTACTTCGACCAGGAGTCCGGTCAGCGCTGGACGCCGTACGTCATCGAACCCGCCGCCGGCCTGACCCGCTCGCTGATGGCGTTCCTCATCGACGCCTACGCCGAGGACGAGGCGCCCAACACCAAGGGCGGGGTCGACAAGCGCACCGTCCTGCGGCTGGACCGCCGACTCGCGCCCGTCAAGGCCGCCGTGCTGCCGTTGAGCCGCAACGCCGACCTGTCGCCCAAGGCGCGTGACCTCGCCGCGGAGTTGCGCAAGAACTGGAACGTCGAGTTCGACGACGCCGGTCAGATCGGCAAGCGCTACCGCCGCCAGGACGAGGTCGGCACCCCGTTCTGCATCACCGTGGACTTCGAGACCCTCGACGACCAGGCCGTCACCATCCGCGAGCGGGACAGCATGAGCCAGCAGCGGATCGCGCTGGACCAGGTCCCGGCCTACCTCGCCGGCGAGCTGCTCGGCTGCTGA
- a CDS encoding M1 family metallopeptidase, whose product MSSTRHRWYALSLVLATLAAAVLVFAFRPDRTVPGTATSAAGAPTGSAPTTITPPSVVPPAPTSDPTPTVEPPPEVEPDGAVGAATSGDPYYPDAGNGGYDVTAYRVGLSFEPDSGVLAAVTSISATVTEAETLGRFSFDLQPDLEVTGVVVDGAAAGFTHEDAKLVVTPTAGLAPGAQTVVEVTYGGRPGPITSGTSGLADGGWFALDSGGAVVIGEPFSASAWYPVNETPTDRATFAVTAQVPDGWKVISNGLPVTDGLPEATDGHAVFGWAEPSEMASYLSTIYIDTFTQTQDTTPGGLPVINAFGKGLAADSTEADRTGEFVDFLASKFGPYPFTSTGGIYLAQSFGFALETQTRPVYSAGMGNASTVVHELAHQWFGDAVTVQRWADICLNECFASYAEWLWAENGGADLDAEYRQTVATARDRAAFWASPLYDMGAGNEFGAVYSRGPLALHALRHQLGDEKFDELLLSWIEEHSGSGATWAEFETLVSTIAGRDETAFLQAWFHGTTIPADEYLYPGDLTP is encoded by the coding sequence ATGTCGTCGACGCGCCACCGTTGGTACGCACTGTCCCTGGTGCTCGCGACGCTCGCCGCGGCCGTGCTGGTGTTCGCCTTCCGGCCCGACCGGACCGTGCCCGGCACGGCGACCTCGGCCGCGGGTGCCCCCACCGGCTCCGCGCCCACGACGATCACCCCGCCGTCGGTCGTCCCGCCGGCACCGACGTCCGACCCGACGCCGACGGTCGAACCGCCGCCCGAGGTCGAACCCGACGGCGCCGTGGGCGCCGCCACGTCCGGGGATCCCTACTACCCGGACGCCGGCAACGGCGGCTACGACGTGACTGCCTACCGGGTGGGTCTGTCGTTCGAGCCGGACAGCGGCGTCCTCGCCGCGGTCACGTCGATCAGCGCCACGGTGACGGAGGCGGAGACGCTGGGACGGTTCTCCTTCGACCTGCAGCCCGACCTCGAGGTCACCGGGGTCGTCGTCGACGGTGCCGCCGCGGGTTTCACCCACGAGGACGCGAAGCTCGTGGTGACCCCGACGGCGGGGCTCGCTCCCGGGGCGCAGACCGTGGTCGAGGTGACCTACGGCGGCCGCCCCGGTCCGATCACCAGCGGCACGTCCGGGCTGGCGGACGGCGGCTGGTTCGCGCTCGACTCGGGCGGCGCGGTGGTCATCGGGGAGCCGTTCTCGGCGTCGGCCTGGTATCCGGTCAACGAGACCCCGACCGACCGGGCGACGTTCGCCGTCACCGCCCAGGTGCCGGACGGCTGGAAGGTCATCTCCAACGGCCTGCCGGTCACCGACGGGCTGCCCGAGGCCACCGACGGACACGCCGTGTTCGGCTGGGCGGAGCCGTCGGAGATGGCGAGCTACCTGTCGACGATCTACATCGACACCTTCACCCAGACCCAGGACACCACCCCCGGTGGGCTGCCGGTGATCAACGCGTTCGGCAAGGGCCTGGCCGCGGACTCGACCGAGGCCGACCGCACCGGCGAGTTCGTCGACTTCCTGGCCAGCAAGTTCGGCCCGTACCCGTTCACCTCCACCGGCGGGATCTACCTGGCGCAGAGCTTCGGCTTCGCGCTGGAGACGCAGACCCGGCCGGTGTACTCGGCCGGGATGGGCAATGCGAGCACTGTGGTGCACGAACTGGCACACCAGTGGTTCGGCGACGCGGTCACCGTGCAGCGATGGGCCGACATCTGCCTCAACGAGTGCTTCGCCAGCTACGCCGAGTGGCTCTGGGCCGAGAACGGCGGCGCCGATCTGGACGCGGAGTACCGGCAGACCGTGGCCACCGCCCGCGACCGGGCGGCGTTCTGGGCGAGCCCGCTGTACGACATGGGTGCGGGCAACGAGTTCGGCGCCGTGTACTCCCGCGGCCCGCTCGCCCTGCACGCGCTGCGCCACCAGCTCGGGGACGAGAAGTTCGACGAACTGCTGCTCAGCTGGATCGAGGAGCACTCCGGGAGCGGGGCGACCTGGGCGGAGTTCGAGACCCTGGTGTCCACCATCGCCGGCCGCGACGAGACCGCGTTCCTGCAGGCCTGGTTCCACGGCACCACGATCCCGGCCGACGAGTACCTCTACCCGGGCGATCTGACGCCGTGA
- a CDS encoding YdcF family protein, with product MDGRRQTAGRMIGRYLAGSVLVAALVVAGVAVRVTATAGVDQREPVDAILVLGAAQYDGDPSSIFRARLDHALTLFREGVAPRIVTVGGSQAGDTFTEASSGRTYLLEQGVPADAVDAVGEGNDTLVSLRAGADALRSRGLDSVVLVTDPWHAHRSSVMARDLGLTVEVSSVDRGPAAGTSIAPRYVLRETLGTLYYTLVGGSSGLGYEVL from the coding sequence ATGGACGGGCGGCGGCAGACGGCGGGACGGATGATCGGGCGCTACCTCGCCGGCTCCGTGCTGGTGGCGGCGCTGGTGGTCGCCGGGGTCGCGGTACGGGTGACGGCCACCGCCGGGGTCGACCAGCGGGAACCGGTGGACGCGATCCTCGTGCTGGGTGCGGCTCAGTACGACGGCGACCCGTCGAGCATCTTCCGGGCGCGGCTGGACCACGCCCTGACGCTGTTCCGGGAGGGCGTCGCGCCGCGCATCGTCACCGTCGGCGGCTCGCAGGCCGGGGACACCTTCACCGAGGCGTCGTCGGGTCGCACCTATCTTCTCGAGCAGGGGGTTCCCGCCGACGCCGTCGACGCCGTCGGCGAGGGCAACGACACCCTGGTGAGCCTGCGCGCCGGCGCCGATGCGCTGCGGTCCCGCGGTCTGGACTCGGTGGTCCTGGTCACCGACCCGTGGCACGCCCATCGCAGCAGCGTGATGGCCCGTGATCTGGGTCTGACCGTCGAGGTCTCCTCGGTCGACCGCGGACCGGCCGCCGGAACGTCGATCGCCCCGCGCTACGTCCTGCGGGAGACCCTGGGGACGCTGTACTACACGCTCGTCGGCGGCTCGTCGGGCCTGGGGTACGAGGTCCTGTGA
- a CDS encoding deoxyguanosinetriphosphate triphosphohydrolase: protein MTGYPLAAYAPEDAERRLTEGRKEAVLPGADAITPRGPFARDRARVLHSASFRRLAGKTQVVAPDEDEVPRTRLTHSLEVAQIAREIGALLGCDADLVDLAGLAHDIGHPPFGHNGERALDEVAAGIGGFEANAQNLRLLSRLEAKVIAPDGAPLGLNLTRAALDAVVKYPWTRPPGGGKFGVYADDAATFAWVRETVPAGVVATARCLEAQAMDWADDVAYSVHDVEDGIHSGRVDLRTLTDPAERHAVCVNATGRHSAESADDLEQVLLDLLDLPVVDAARRLHGTPAGESALLRMTSELTGRFATGAVLATRQAAGDGPLHRYDTDLVVPRVLSAEVAVLKSIAHLYVMQDPVRQELQNQQRRLLAELVERLVDVGAPALDPGFAVLFLATDTDAERLRVVVDQVSLLTDAQAFARHRRWVLPD, encoded by the coding sequence GTGACCGGGTACCCGTTGGCCGCCTACGCCCCCGAGGACGCCGAGCGGCGGCTCACCGAGGGCCGCAAGGAGGCCGTGCTGCCCGGCGCCGACGCGATCACCCCCCGTGGGCCGTTCGCCCGTGACCGGGCCCGGGTGCTGCACTCGGCGTCGTTCCGCCGGTTGGCCGGCAAGACCCAGGTCGTCGCCCCGGACGAGGACGAGGTGCCACGCACCCGGCTGACCCACTCGCTCGAGGTCGCCCAGATCGCCCGCGAGATCGGCGCGCTCCTCGGCTGCGACGCCGATCTGGTCGACCTGGCCGGCCTCGCCCACGACATCGGCCATCCGCCGTTCGGCCACAACGGTGAACGCGCGTTGGACGAGGTCGCCGCCGGGATCGGTGGTTTCGAGGCCAACGCGCAGAACCTGCGGCTGCTGAGCCGGCTCGAGGCCAAGGTCATCGCCCCGGACGGAGCACCGCTGGGTCTCAACCTCACCCGCGCCGCGCTGGACGCGGTCGTCAAGTACCCGTGGACCCGGCCGCCCGGCGGCGGCAAGTTCGGCGTCTACGCCGACGACGCCGCCACCTTCGCCTGGGTCCGCGAGACGGTGCCTGCCGGGGTCGTGGCCACCGCCCGCTGCCTGGAGGCACAGGCGATGGACTGGGCCGACGACGTCGCGTACTCGGTGCACGACGTCGAGGACGGCATCCACAGCGGCCGCGTCGATCTGCGCACCCTCACCGACCCGGCCGAGCGGCACGCCGTGTGCGTCAACGCGACCGGACGGCATTCGGCGGAGTCGGCGGACGACCTCGAGCAGGTGCTGCTGGACCTGCTCGACCTGCCGGTGGTCGACGCCGCCCGGCGCCTGCACGGCACCCCGGCCGGGGAGAGTGCGCTGCTGCGGATGACCAGCGAACTGACCGGCCGGTTCGCCACCGGGGCGGTGCTGGCCACCCGGCAGGCCGCCGGCGACGGACCGCTGCACCGCTACGACACCGATCTGGTCGTCCCGCGGGTGCTGAGCGCCGAGGTCGCCGTGCTGAAGTCCATCGCGCATCTGTACGTGATGCAGGACCCGGTCCGCCAGGAGCTGCAGAACCAGCAGCGACGGCTCCTCGCCGAGCTCGTCGAGCGGCTGGTGGACGTGGGCGCACCCGCGCTGGACCCGGGTTTCGCGGTGCTGTTCCTCGCCACCGACACCGACGCCGAACGGCTCCGGGTGGTGGTCGACCAGGTCTCCCTGCTCACCGACGCGCAGGCGTTCGCCCGTCACCGGCGCTGGGTGCTGCCCGACTGA
- the dnaG gene encoding DNA primase, with product MAGRIADGDKERVRELNRIESVVGDYVALRSAGGGNLKGLCPFHDEKSPSFNVRPTHGTYHCFGCGQGGDVFSFIAEIEHLTFPEAIERLADRVGFVLTRVEGGSSVQVERGTRSRLVAANKAAAAFYADRLQTPEAAPAREFLAERGFDLPTSLSFGCGFAPGGWDELTRALRKQGFTDKELVTAGLSKEGQRGMIDRFNRRLLWQIRDVTGDVVGFGARRIFDDDRIEAKYLNTSDTPLYHKSQMLYGLDLAKKQIRKERRAVVVEGYTDVMAMHAAGVTTAVASCGTAFGDEHIGVLRRFLMDSEVIRGEVVYTFDGDAAGRNAALKAFDSDQKFAANTFIAVAPDNLDPCELRQKAGDAALRDLIETKKPLFAFAIGSTLSGYDLNTAEGRVAAGRATVPLVAKIKESDLRDQYVNELAPQIGVDPAELKQRVKAAVADQVRAAATAARKASQPAERTATTGTSTPAAPPVDLPRKGDRALFSEREALKLALQQPAEVAGAYEELDASVFTHKAYVAVHEAIIAAGGPAAAPTGAAWVQLVREQLTVPALSALASELANERMSTGSIGPDPVYAGSILAALNVVAVNDRIRDMEAELKRAEAAGDPDWREQLQADLYAMQLYRRALVERANRQN from the coding sequence GTGGCGGGTCGGATAGCGGACGGGGACAAGGAACGCGTCCGCGAGCTCAACCGCATCGAATCGGTGGTCGGTGACTACGTCGCGCTCCGCTCGGCGGGTGGCGGCAACCTCAAGGGTCTGTGTCCCTTCCACGACGAGAAGTCACCGTCGTTCAACGTCCGGCCCACCCACGGCACCTACCACTGCTTCGGCTGCGGCCAGGGCGGCGACGTCTTCAGCTTCATCGCCGAGATCGAGCACCTCACCTTCCCGGAGGCCATCGAGCGGCTCGCCGACCGGGTCGGTTTCGTCCTGACCCGGGTCGAGGGCGGCTCCTCGGTCCAGGTCGAGCGGGGCACCCGGTCGCGGCTGGTGGCGGCGAACAAGGCCGCCGCGGCGTTCTACGCCGATCGGCTGCAGACGCCGGAGGCCGCGCCGGCCCGGGAGTTCCTGGCCGAGCGGGGCTTCGACCTGCCCACCTCCCTGTCGTTCGGCTGCGGGTTCGCCCCCGGCGGCTGGGACGAGCTCACCAGGGCGCTGCGCAAGCAGGGTTTCACCGACAAGGAACTCGTCACCGCCGGGTTGTCCAAGGAGGGGCAGCGCGGCATGATCGACCGCTTCAACCGTCGGCTGCTCTGGCAGATCCGGGACGTCACCGGCGACGTCGTGGGGTTCGGCGCCCGCCGCATCTTCGACGACGACCGCATCGAGGCCAAGTACCTCAACACCTCCGACACGCCGCTCTACCACAAGTCGCAGATGCTCTACGGGCTCGATCTGGCCAAGAAGCAGATCCGCAAGGAGCGCCGGGCCGTCGTCGTCGAGGGCTACACCGACGTGATGGCCATGCACGCCGCCGGCGTCACCACCGCGGTGGCGTCCTGCGGTACCGCTTTCGGCGACGAGCACATCGGTGTGCTGCGTCGGTTCCTGATGGACTCCGAGGTGATCCGCGGCGAGGTGGTGTACACCTTCGACGGGGACGCCGCCGGCCGCAACGCCGCCCTCAAGGCGTTCGACTCCGATCAGAAGTTCGCCGCCAACACCTTCATCGCCGTCGCCCCGGACAACCTCGACCCCTGTGAGCTCCGGCAGAAGGCGGGGGACGCCGCCCTGCGCGACCTGATCGAGACGAAGAAGCCGCTGTTCGCCTTCGCCATCGGGTCGACGTTGTCCGGGTACGACCTCAACACCGCCGAGGGACGGGTGGCCGCCGGCCGGGCCACCGTGCCGCTGGTCGCCAAGATCAAGGAGTCCGATCTGCGGGACCAGTACGTGAACGAACTCGCCCCGCAGATCGGGGTGGATCCCGCCGAGCTGAAGCAGCGCGTCAAGGCTGCCGTGGCCGACCAGGTGCGCGCCGCCGCGACAGCGGCCCGCAAGGCGTCGCAGCCGGCCGAGCGGACCGCCACCACCGGGACGTCCACCCCCGCCGCGCCGCCGGTCGATCTACCCCGGAAGGGGGACCGCGCGTTGTTCTCCGAGCGGGAGGCGCTCAAACTCGCGTTGCAGCAACCCGCCGAGGTCGCCGGTGCCTACGAGGAGTTGGACGCGAGCGTCTTCACCCACAAGGCCTACGTGGCCGTGCACGAGGCGATCATCGCCGCCGGCGGACCGGCCGCCGCACCGACGGGAGCTGCGTGGGTGCAGCTCGTCCGTGAGCAGCTGACCGTCCCGGCCCTGTCGGCGCTGGCCAGCGAGCTCGCCAACGAGCGGATGAGCACCGGCTCGATCGGTCCCGATCCGGTGTACGCCGGGTCGATCCTGGCGGCGCTGAACGTCGTGGCGGTGAACGACCGCATCCGCGACATGGAGGCGGAGCTGAAACGGGCCGAGGCCGCCGGGGACCCGGACTGGCGGGAGCAGCTGCAGGCCGACCTGTACGCGATGCAGCTCTACCGGCGGGCGCTGGTCGAGCGCGCGAACCGGCAGAACTGA
- a CDS encoding PH domain-containing protein: protein MRTSPGRLVVHSRLRAGAALVGIAAAWLGVRAVRMGVTCDAEGMTARGIGGTRRYAWAQVATLGTRDHVLLAARLADGREVDLLHYRGLGDLSTDRVAAEIQRWGERHYRTGPAGPDAPVESPAARLPRPVASALAVALVVLALTVTAWLDAWAGLAAGAATMLTARLARRGPGDGRTFRAVPPEAR, encoded by the coding sequence ATGCGCACCTCCCCCGGCCGCCTGGTCGTCCACAGCAGGCTGCGGGCCGGCGCCGCGCTGGTCGGCATCGCGGCGGCCTGGCTGGGGGTGCGGGCCGTCCGGATGGGCGTCACCTGCGATGCCGAGGGGATGACCGCACGCGGCATCGGCGGTACCCGCCGCTACGCCTGGGCCCAGGTGGCGACCCTGGGCACCCGGGACCACGTGCTGCTGGCTGCCAGGCTCGCCGACGGTCGCGAGGTGGACCTGCTGCACTACCGCGGTCTCGGTGACCTGTCCACCGACCGCGTCGCCGCCGAGATCCAACGCTGGGGCGAGCGCCACTACCGGACCGGCCCGGCCGGGCCGGACGCACCGGTGGAGTCTCCCGCGGCCCGTCTGCCCCGTCCGGTGGCCTCGGCGCTCGCGGTCGCCCTGGTCGTCCTGGCCCTGACCGTCACGGCCTGGCTGGACGCCTGGGCCGGACTGGCCGCCGGGGCGGCGACCATGCTGACGGCCCGCCTCGCGCGACGCGGGCCCGGGGACGGCCGGACGTTCCGGGCGGTACCCCCGGAGGCCCGGTGA